In Triticum urartu cultivar G1812 chromosome 6, Tu2.1, whole genome shotgun sequence, the following proteins share a genomic window:
- the LOC125512801 gene encoding uncharacterized protein LOC125512801 isoform X4, producing the protein MLKESAERKDQLSYHSHVSDLSINIARQNRSKPYVESRTSKMNVQAEDVFQPECVYSAESQKDNTKQVVLPNYGVHPDQVNAAQNKQIGKQQHEVQTAKQSCEMIDEVLAPEGVPQSYTQLMKQMTLMSHLQSDNMAMPITSFTSLLTTSINDQIQNETTHAMRDTYCNEEVDEGAASDYISETNSEDYLACSSDENETDAEDNYLEKNTVIHGQMSADCEYSELQQIGQSWHNSVSSDAQAMFTNHEEQIAKMNEPELQGPDYAVTTDTDGTSGSDESEFETEQQENEAAHMKDSNLDSSDELPDSDQEDETMHESGDEDIEHQQDETQNKSSKDKKKLSQEDIEFFLENEVIEKALKLSQEDEKTHMPTLNMTFGSEADAHRFYNEYAAIADFSIQKAANYHCQKKDAHNNKVTRITLKCNRSGKPRNRTKPTATGAKRRKHKGDKNAPTILENTTDRRRNYTIKTGCQAQMVVT; encoded by the exons ATGTTGAAAGAATCAGCAGAAAGAAAGGATCAGCTATCATATCATTCTCATGTTTCAGATCTGTCAATCAACATAGCAAGGCAAAACAGAAGCAAACCTTATGTTGAATCTCGAACTTCTAAG ATGAATGTACAGGCAGAAGATGTTTTCCAACCAGAATGTGTTTACAGTGCAGAATCACAGAAAGACAACACG AAGCAAGTAGTTCTGCCCAATTATGGAGTACATCCAGACCAAGTGAATGCTGCGCAAAACAAACAAATCGGAAAACAG CAGCATGAAGTTCAGACTGCAAAACAGAGTTGTGAAATGATAGATGAAGTGCTTGCACCAGAAGGAGTTCCGCAGTCATACACACAACTGATGAAACAAATGACTCTCATGAGTCATCTCCAAAGTGACAACATGGCTATGCCTATAACAAGTTTCACCTCTCTCTTGACAACAAGCATTAATGACCAG ATTCAGAATGAAACAACGCATGCAATGCGAGACACATATTGTAATGAAGAAGTGGATGAAGGTGCAGCTAGTGATTATATTTCTGAAACTAACAGTGAAGATTACCTCGCATGCAGTAGTGATGAGAATGAAACTGACGCAGAGGATAATTACCTGGAGAAAAACACAGTGATTCATGGGCAAATGTCTGCAGATTGTGAGTATTCAGAGTTGCAACAAATAGGGCAGAGTTGGCATAACTCTGTTTCAAGTGATGCGCAAGCAATGTTTACTAATCACGAAGAACAGATAGCAAAAATGAATGAGCCAGAATTACAAGGTCCTGATTACGCAGTAACAACTGACACAGATGGCACAAGTGGAAGTGACGAGTCAGAGTTTGAAACGGAGCAACAAGAAAATGAGGCAGCACATATGAAAGACTctaatcttgatagtagtgatgaGTTGCCAGATTCAGACCAAGAAGATGAAACAATGCATGAATCAGGTGACGAGGACATTGAGCACCAACAGGATGAGACCCAGAATAAATCAAGCAAAGATAAGAAAAAATTATCTCAAGAAGATATTGAATTTTTCCTCGAGAATGAGGTTATAGAGAAAGCATTGAAACTCAGCCAAGAAGATGAAAAAACTCACATGCCAACGTTAAACATGACATTTGGAAGTGAAGCTGATGCGCATAGATTCTACAATGAATACGCAGCTATTGCAGATTTTTCTATACAAAAAGCTGCAAACTATCACTGCCAAAAGAAAGATGCTCACAATAACAAAGTAACAAGAATTACTTTGAAGTGCAACAGGTCTGGTAAACCTAGGAACAGGACAAAGCCAACAGCAACAGGAGCTAAAAGGAGAAAGCACAAAGGTGATAAGAATGCACCAACCATCCTTGAGAATACGACGGACAGGAGAAGGAATTATACAATCAAAACAGGGTGTCAGGCTCAAATGGTTGTTACCTAG
- the LOC125512801 gene encoding uncharacterized protein LOC125512801 isoform X1 produces the protein MLKESAERKDQLSYHSHVSDLSINIARQNRSKPYVESRTSKMNVQAEDVFQPECVYSAESQKDNTVLKNLNEHCQQEHSDRKSTKKQVVLPNYGVHPDQVNAAQNKQIGKQQHEVQTAKQSCEMIDEVLAPEGVPQSYTQLMKQMTLMSHLQSDNMAMPITSFTSLLTTSINDQIQNETTHAMRDTYCNEEVDEGAASDYISETNSEDYLACSSDENETDAEDNYLEKNTVIHGQMSADCEYSELQQIGQSWHNSVSSDAQAMFTNHEEQIAKMNEPELQGPDYAVTTDTDGTSGSDESEFETEQQENEAAHMKDSNLDSSDELPDSDQEDETMHESGDEDIEHQQDETQNKSSKDKKKLSQEDIEFFLENEVIEKALKLSQEDEKTHMPTLNMTFGSEADAHRFYNEYAAIADFSIQKAANYHCQKKDAHNNKVTRITLKCNRSGKPRNRTKPTATGAKRRKHKGDKNAPTILENTTDRRRNYTIKTGCQAQMVVT, from the exons ATGTTGAAAGAATCAGCAGAAAGAAAGGATCAGCTATCATATCATTCTCATGTTTCAGATCTGTCAATCAACATAGCAAGGCAAAACAGAAGCAAACCTTATGTTGAATCTCGAACTTCTAAG ATGAATGTACAGGCAGAAGATGTTTTCCAACCAGAATGTGTTTACAGTGCAGAATCACAGAAAGACAACACG GTGCTGAAAAATTTGAATGAACATTGTCAACAAGAACATTCAGATAGAAAATCAACTAAA AAGCAAGTAGTTCTGCCCAATTATGGAGTACATCCAGACCAAGTGAATGCTGCGCAAAACAAACAAATCGGAAAACAG CAGCATGAAGTTCAGACTGCAAAACAGAGTTGTGAAATGATAGATGAAGTGCTTGCACCAGAAGGAGTTCCGCAGTCATACACACAACTGATGAAACAAATGACTCTCATGAGTCATCTCCAAAGTGACAACATGGCTATGCCTATAACAAGTTTCACCTCTCTCTTGACAACAAGCATTAATGACCAG ATTCAGAATGAAACAACGCATGCAATGCGAGACACATATTGTAATGAAGAAGTGGATGAAGGTGCAGCTAGTGATTATATTTCTGAAACTAACAGTGAAGATTACCTCGCATGCAGTAGTGATGAGAATGAAACTGACGCAGAGGATAATTACCTGGAGAAAAACACAGTGATTCATGGGCAAATGTCTGCAGATTGTGAGTATTCAGAGTTGCAACAAATAGGGCAGAGTTGGCATAACTCTGTTTCAAGTGATGCGCAAGCAATGTTTACTAATCACGAAGAACAGATAGCAAAAATGAATGAGCCAGAATTACAAGGTCCTGATTACGCAGTAACAACTGACACAGATGGCACAAGTGGAAGTGACGAGTCAGAGTTTGAAACGGAGCAACAAGAAAATGAGGCAGCACATATGAAAGACTctaatcttgatagtagtgatgaGTTGCCAGATTCAGACCAAGAAGATGAAACAATGCATGAATCAGGTGACGAGGACATTGAGCACCAACAGGATGAGACCCAGAATAAATCAAGCAAAGATAAGAAAAAATTATCTCAAGAAGATATTGAATTTTTCCTCGAGAATGAGGTTATAGAGAAAGCATTGAAACTCAGCCAAGAAGATGAAAAAACTCACATGCCAACGTTAAACATGACATTTGGAAGTGAAGCTGATGCGCATAGATTCTACAATGAATACGCAGCTATTGCAGATTTTTCTATACAAAAAGCTGCAAACTATCACTGCCAAAAGAAAGATGCTCACAATAACAAAGTAACAAGAATTACTTTGAAGTGCAACAGGTCTGGTAAACCTAGGAACAGGACAAAGCCAACAGCAACAGGAGCTAAAAGGAGAAAGCACAAAGGTGATAAGAATGCACCAACCATCCTTGAGAATACGACGGACAGGAGAAGGAATTATACAATCAAAACAGGGTGTCAGGCTCAAATGGTTGTTACCTAG
- the LOC125512801 gene encoding uncharacterized protein LOC125512801 isoform X5: MLKESAERKDQLSYHSHVSDLSINIARQNRSKPYVESRTSKMNVQAEDVFQPECVYSAESQKDNTKQVVLPNYGVHPDQVNAAQNKQIGKQHEVQTAKQSCEMIDEVLAPEGVPQSYTQLMKQMTLMSHLQSDNMAMPITSFTSLLTTSINDQIQNETTHAMRDTYCNEEVDEGAASDYISETNSEDYLACSSDENETDAEDNYLEKNTVIHGQMSADCEYSELQQIGQSWHNSVSSDAQAMFTNHEEQIAKMNEPELQGPDYAVTTDTDGTSGSDESEFETEQQENEAAHMKDSNLDSSDELPDSDQEDETMHESGDEDIEHQQDETQNKSSKDKKKLSQEDIEFFLENEVIEKALKLSQEDEKTHMPTLNMTFGSEADAHRFYNEYAAIADFSIQKAANYHCQKKDAHNNKVTRITLKCNRSGKPRNRTKPTATGAKRRKHKGDKNAPTILENTTDRRRNYTIKTGCQAQMVVT, from the exons ATGTTGAAAGAATCAGCAGAAAGAAAGGATCAGCTATCATATCATTCTCATGTTTCAGATCTGTCAATCAACATAGCAAGGCAAAACAGAAGCAAACCTTATGTTGAATCTCGAACTTCTAAG ATGAATGTACAGGCAGAAGATGTTTTCCAACCAGAATGTGTTTACAGTGCAGAATCACAGAAAGACAACACG AAGCAAGTAGTTCTGCCCAATTATGGAGTACATCCAGACCAAGTGAATGCTGCGCAAAACAAACAAATCGGAAAACAG CATGAAGTTCAGACTGCAAAACAGAGTTGTGAAATGATAGATGAAGTGCTTGCACCAGAAGGAGTTCCGCAGTCATACACACAACTGATGAAACAAATGACTCTCATGAGTCATCTCCAAAGTGACAACATGGCTATGCCTATAACAAGTTTCACCTCTCTCTTGACAACAAGCATTAATGACCAG ATTCAGAATGAAACAACGCATGCAATGCGAGACACATATTGTAATGAAGAAGTGGATGAAGGTGCAGCTAGTGATTATATTTCTGAAACTAACAGTGAAGATTACCTCGCATGCAGTAGTGATGAGAATGAAACTGACGCAGAGGATAATTACCTGGAGAAAAACACAGTGATTCATGGGCAAATGTCTGCAGATTGTGAGTATTCAGAGTTGCAACAAATAGGGCAGAGTTGGCATAACTCTGTTTCAAGTGATGCGCAAGCAATGTTTACTAATCACGAAGAACAGATAGCAAAAATGAATGAGCCAGAATTACAAGGTCCTGATTACGCAGTAACAACTGACACAGATGGCACAAGTGGAAGTGACGAGTCAGAGTTTGAAACGGAGCAACAAGAAAATGAGGCAGCACATATGAAAGACTctaatcttgatagtagtgatgaGTTGCCAGATTCAGACCAAGAAGATGAAACAATGCATGAATCAGGTGACGAGGACATTGAGCACCAACAGGATGAGACCCAGAATAAATCAAGCAAAGATAAGAAAAAATTATCTCAAGAAGATATTGAATTTTTCCTCGAGAATGAGGTTATAGAGAAAGCATTGAAACTCAGCCAAGAAGATGAAAAAACTCACATGCCAACGTTAAACATGACATTTGGAAGTGAAGCTGATGCGCATAGATTCTACAATGAATACGCAGCTATTGCAGATTTTTCTATACAAAAAGCTGCAAACTATCACTGCCAAAAGAAAGATGCTCACAATAACAAAGTAACAAGAATTACTTTGAAGTGCAACAGGTCTGGTAAACCTAGGAACAGGACAAAGCCAACAGCAACAGGAGCTAAAAGGAGAAAGCACAAAGGTGATAAGAATGCACCAACCATCCTTGAGAATACGACGGACAGGAGAAGGAATTATACAATCAAAACAGGGTGTCAGGCTCAAATGGTTGTTACCTAG
- the LOC125512801 gene encoding uncharacterized protein LOC125512801 isoform X6, giving the protein MLKESAERKDQLSYHSHVSDLSINIARQNRSKPYVESRTSKAEDVFQPECVYSAESQKDNTKQVVLPNYGVHPDQVNAAQNKQIGKQQHEVQTAKQSCEMIDEVLAPEGVPQSYTQLMKQMTLMSHLQSDNMAMPITSFTSLLTTSINDQIQNETTHAMRDTYCNEEVDEGAASDYISETNSEDYLACSSDENETDAEDNYLEKNTVIHGQMSADCEYSELQQIGQSWHNSVSSDAQAMFTNHEEQIAKMNEPELQGPDYAVTTDTDGTSGSDESEFETEQQENEAAHMKDSNLDSSDELPDSDQEDETMHESGDEDIEHQQDETQNKSSKDKKKLSQEDIEFFLENEVIEKALKLSQEDEKTHMPTLNMTFGSEADAHRFYNEYAAIADFSIQKAANYHCQKKDAHNNKVTRITLKCNRSGKPRNRTKPTATGAKRRKHKGDKNAPTILENTTDRRRNYTIKTGCQAQMVVT; this is encoded by the exons ATGTTGAAAGAATCAGCAGAAAGAAAGGATCAGCTATCATATCATTCTCATGTTTCAGATCTGTCAATCAACATAGCAAGGCAAAACAGAAGCAAACCTTATGTTGAATCTCGAACTTCTAAG GCAGAAGATGTTTTCCAACCAGAATGTGTTTACAGTGCAGAATCACAGAAAGACAACACG AAGCAAGTAGTTCTGCCCAATTATGGAGTACATCCAGACCAAGTGAATGCTGCGCAAAACAAACAAATCGGAAAACAG CAGCATGAAGTTCAGACTGCAAAACAGAGTTGTGAAATGATAGATGAAGTGCTTGCACCAGAAGGAGTTCCGCAGTCATACACACAACTGATGAAACAAATGACTCTCATGAGTCATCTCCAAAGTGACAACATGGCTATGCCTATAACAAGTTTCACCTCTCTCTTGACAACAAGCATTAATGACCAG ATTCAGAATGAAACAACGCATGCAATGCGAGACACATATTGTAATGAAGAAGTGGATGAAGGTGCAGCTAGTGATTATATTTCTGAAACTAACAGTGAAGATTACCTCGCATGCAGTAGTGATGAGAATGAAACTGACGCAGAGGATAATTACCTGGAGAAAAACACAGTGATTCATGGGCAAATGTCTGCAGATTGTGAGTATTCAGAGTTGCAACAAATAGGGCAGAGTTGGCATAACTCTGTTTCAAGTGATGCGCAAGCAATGTTTACTAATCACGAAGAACAGATAGCAAAAATGAATGAGCCAGAATTACAAGGTCCTGATTACGCAGTAACAACTGACACAGATGGCACAAGTGGAAGTGACGAGTCAGAGTTTGAAACGGAGCAACAAGAAAATGAGGCAGCACATATGAAAGACTctaatcttgatagtagtgatgaGTTGCCAGATTCAGACCAAGAAGATGAAACAATGCATGAATCAGGTGACGAGGACATTGAGCACCAACAGGATGAGACCCAGAATAAATCAAGCAAAGATAAGAAAAAATTATCTCAAGAAGATATTGAATTTTTCCTCGAGAATGAGGTTATAGAGAAAGCATTGAAACTCAGCCAAGAAGATGAAAAAACTCACATGCCAACGTTAAACATGACATTTGGAAGTGAAGCTGATGCGCATAGATTCTACAATGAATACGCAGCTATTGCAGATTTTTCTATACAAAAAGCTGCAAACTATCACTGCCAAAAGAAAGATGCTCACAATAACAAAGTAACAAGAATTACTTTGAAGTGCAACAGGTCTGGTAAACCTAGGAACAGGACAAAGCCAACAGCAACAGGAGCTAAAAGGAGAAAGCACAAAGGTGATAAGAATGCACCAACCATCCTTGAGAATACGACGGACAGGAGAAGGAATTATACAATCAAAACAGGGTGTCAGGCTCAAATGGTTGTTACCTAG
- the LOC125512801 gene encoding uncharacterized protein LOC125512801 isoform X2: MLKESAERKDQLSYHSHVSDLSINIARQNRSKPYVESRTSKMNVQAEDVFQPECVYSAESQKDNTVLKNLNEHCQQEHSDRKSTKKQVVLPNYGVHPDQVNAAQNKQIGKQHEVQTAKQSCEMIDEVLAPEGVPQSYTQLMKQMTLMSHLQSDNMAMPITSFTSLLTTSINDQIQNETTHAMRDTYCNEEVDEGAASDYISETNSEDYLACSSDENETDAEDNYLEKNTVIHGQMSADCEYSELQQIGQSWHNSVSSDAQAMFTNHEEQIAKMNEPELQGPDYAVTTDTDGTSGSDESEFETEQQENEAAHMKDSNLDSSDELPDSDQEDETMHESGDEDIEHQQDETQNKSSKDKKKLSQEDIEFFLENEVIEKALKLSQEDEKTHMPTLNMTFGSEADAHRFYNEYAAIADFSIQKAANYHCQKKDAHNNKVTRITLKCNRSGKPRNRTKPTATGAKRRKHKGDKNAPTILENTTDRRRNYTIKTGCQAQMVVT, from the exons ATGTTGAAAGAATCAGCAGAAAGAAAGGATCAGCTATCATATCATTCTCATGTTTCAGATCTGTCAATCAACATAGCAAGGCAAAACAGAAGCAAACCTTATGTTGAATCTCGAACTTCTAAG ATGAATGTACAGGCAGAAGATGTTTTCCAACCAGAATGTGTTTACAGTGCAGAATCACAGAAAGACAACACG GTGCTGAAAAATTTGAATGAACATTGTCAACAAGAACATTCAGATAGAAAATCAACTAAA AAGCAAGTAGTTCTGCCCAATTATGGAGTACATCCAGACCAAGTGAATGCTGCGCAAAACAAACAAATCGGAAAACAG CATGAAGTTCAGACTGCAAAACAGAGTTGTGAAATGATAGATGAAGTGCTTGCACCAGAAGGAGTTCCGCAGTCATACACACAACTGATGAAACAAATGACTCTCATGAGTCATCTCCAAAGTGACAACATGGCTATGCCTATAACAAGTTTCACCTCTCTCTTGACAACAAGCATTAATGACCAG ATTCAGAATGAAACAACGCATGCAATGCGAGACACATATTGTAATGAAGAAGTGGATGAAGGTGCAGCTAGTGATTATATTTCTGAAACTAACAGTGAAGATTACCTCGCATGCAGTAGTGATGAGAATGAAACTGACGCAGAGGATAATTACCTGGAGAAAAACACAGTGATTCATGGGCAAATGTCTGCAGATTGTGAGTATTCAGAGTTGCAACAAATAGGGCAGAGTTGGCATAACTCTGTTTCAAGTGATGCGCAAGCAATGTTTACTAATCACGAAGAACAGATAGCAAAAATGAATGAGCCAGAATTACAAGGTCCTGATTACGCAGTAACAACTGACACAGATGGCACAAGTGGAAGTGACGAGTCAGAGTTTGAAACGGAGCAACAAGAAAATGAGGCAGCACATATGAAAGACTctaatcttgatagtagtgatgaGTTGCCAGATTCAGACCAAGAAGATGAAACAATGCATGAATCAGGTGACGAGGACATTGAGCACCAACAGGATGAGACCCAGAATAAATCAAGCAAAGATAAGAAAAAATTATCTCAAGAAGATATTGAATTTTTCCTCGAGAATGAGGTTATAGAGAAAGCATTGAAACTCAGCCAAGAAGATGAAAAAACTCACATGCCAACGTTAAACATGACATTTGGAAGTGAAGCTGATGCGCATAGATTCTACAATGAATACGCAGCTATTGCAGATTTTTCTATACAAAAAGCTGCAAACTATCACTGCCAAAAGAAAGATGCTCACAATAACAAAGTAACAAGAATTACTTTGAAGTGCAACAGGTCTGGTAAACCTAGGAACAGGACAAAGCCAACAGCAACAGGAGCTAAAAGGAGAAAGCACAAAGGTGATAAGAATGCACCAACCATCCTTGAGAATACGACGGACAGGAGAAGGAATTATACAATCAAAACAGGGTGTCAGGCTCAAATGGTTGTTACCTAG
- the LOC125512801 gene encoding uncharacterized protein LOC125512801 isoform X3 gives MLKESAERKDQLSYHSHVSDLSINIARQNRSKPYVESRTSKAEDVFQPECVYSAESQKDNTVLKNLNEHCQQEHSDRKSTKKQVVLPNYGVHPDQVNAAQNKQIGKQQHEVQTAKQSCEMIDEVLAPEGVPQSYTQLMKQMTLMSHLQSDNMAMPITSFTSLLTTSINDQIQNETTHAMRDTYCNEEVDEGAASDYISETNSEDYLACSSDENETDAEDNYLEKNTVIHGQMSADCEYSELQQIGQSWHNSVSSDAQAMFTNHEEQIAKMNEPELQGPDYAVTTDTDGTSGSDESEFETEQQENEAAHMKDSNLDSSDELPDSDQEDETMHESGDEDIEHQQDETQNKSSKDKKKLSQEDIEFFLENEVIEKALKLSQEDEKTHMPTLNMTFGSEADAHRFYNEYAAIADFSIQKAANYHCQKKDAHNNKVTRITLKCNRSGKPRNRTKPTATGAKRRKHKGDKNAPTILENTTDRRRNYTIKTGCQAQMVVT, from the exons ATGTTGAAAGAATCAGCAGAAAGAAAGGATCAGCTATCATATCATTCTCATGTTTCAGATCTGTCAATCAACATAGCAAGGCAAAACAGAAGCAAACCTTATGTTGAATCTCGAACTTCTAAG GCAGAAGATGTTTTCCAACCAGAATGTGTTTACAGTGCAGAATCACAGAAAGACAACACG GTGCTGAAAAATTTGAATGAACATTGTCAACAAGAACATTCAGATAGAAAATCAACTAAA AAGCAAGTAGTTCTGCCCAATTATGGAGTACATCCAGACCAAGTGAATGCTGCGCAAAACAAACAAATCGGAAAACAG CAGCATGAAGTTCAGACTGCAAAACAGAGTTGTGAAATGATAGATGAAGTGCTTGCACCAGAAGGAGTTCCGCAGTCATACACACAACTGATGAAACAAATGACTCTCATGAGTCATCTCCAAAGTGACAACATGGCTATGCCTATAACAAGTTTCACCTCTCTCTTGACAACAAGCATTAATGACCAG ATTCAGAATGAAACAACGCATGCAATGCGAGACACATATTGTAATGAAGAAGTGGATGAAGGTGCAGCTAGTGATTATATTTCTGAAACTAACAGTGAAGATTACCTCGCATGCAGTAGTGATGAGAATGAAACTGACGCAGAGGATAATTACCTGGAGAAAAACACAGTGATTCATGGGCAAATGTCTGCAGATTGTGAGTATTCAGAGTTGCAACAAATAGGGCAGAGTTGGCATAACTCTGTTTCAAGTGATGCGCAAGCAATGTTTACTAATCACGAAGAACAGATAGCAAAAATGAATGAGCCAGAATTACAAGGTCCTGATTACGCAGTAACAACTGACACAGATGGCACAAGTGGAAGTGACGAGTCAGAGTTTGAAACGGAGCAACAAGAAAATGAGGCAGCACATATGAAAGACTctaatcttgatagtagtgatgaGTTGCCAGATTCAGACCAAGAAGATGAAACAATGCATGAATCAGGTGACGAGGACATTGAGCACCAACAGGATGAGACCCAGAATAAATCAAGCAAAGATAAGAAAAAATTATCTCAAGAAGATATTGAATTTTTCCTCGAGAATGAGGTTATAGAGAAAGCATTGAAACTCAGCCAAGAAGATGAAAAAACTCACATGCCAACGTTAAACATGACATTTGGAAGTGAAGCTGATGCGCATAGATTCTACAATGAATACGCAGCTATTGCAGATTTTTCTATACAAAAAGCTGCAAACTATCACTGCCAAAAGAAAGATGCTCACAATAACAAAGTAACAAGAATTACTTTGAAGTGCAACAGGTCTGGTAAACCTAGGAACAGGACAAAGCCAACAGCAACAGGAGCTAAAAGGAGAAAGCACAAAGGTGATAAGAATGCACCAACCATCCTTGAGAATACGACGGACAGGAGAAGGAATTATACAATCAAAACAGGGTGTCAGGCTCAAATGGTTGTTACCTAG